GTAAATGCAATAGTTAATGTAAAAGTTGGAACTGATACAAGTGATGGAGTTACCTTTACCCAAGGTGATCCAGTGGTAACTTTAGAGGGAACAACAATTACTACAAAGCCTGTAGATACCATGATAATAGGAACTGATGATAAAGATACTTTTTCAATAAATGGTACTATTGATTTGTCAAATGTAAGTTCTATTGAGGGGATTGACTTAAATAATTCTACAGCAAAACTTATAGGTTCTGGCGTAGATGGAGCAATAACACTTACTGATGTTATCTCAGCAACTGATAGTTCAAATGATTTGATTATAAATGCTTCTGATCATAATGCAAGTGATCAAATTACAGTAGATAGTTCATTTACTAAAAAGGAAGATTCAGTCACACAAGATGGTAGTGTATATGATTTATACTATGGCTCAAATGGAACTACACTCTTAGTTGAAATACATCAAGAAATTGTGTAGTTTAACTCTTCAAATAAACTCCCAGATTCTCCTTGGGAGTTTGAAGTTTTTTAATTTTATTTAAAAAGTAAAGCTAAGGAAAGCCTACTATTTACTCCAACTTTTTCAAAAATACTTTTAATATGACCTTTTATAGTAGATAAGGCATTTTTCTCTTTTTGAGCAATCTCTTTATTACTAAGTCCATCTGCAATCATCAAAGCAATCTCTTTTTCTTTTTCAGTTAATAACTTCATAAACTCTGGTTCTTTTGAAGAAGTTATATTGATATGTTTATTAATTATAAAGTTCGTTAAATCTGTAAAAATCCACATTTTTTCATCTTCAACTACCTTTAACATATTTTCTAAATTTATACTTGCTAGATAACTATTTTCATACCCTCTTATACCACTTGATAATAAAAGAGAAGCATGATAAACCTCAGGAACTGAGTTAAAAAGAAGTACCTTTAAAAACTGATATTTAGTTATCTCTTCTAATACCTCTTGTATATTTGAAATACTCAATTCATCGAGCATTAAAATTATTGGACTATTGTTTTTATTTAAATATGTAGTTAACTCTGTTAAGTCATTAATATTAATAGCATTATATAAAGAAGGAAGAGACTTATTCCAATATATACTTACTGAACTCATATTTGTAAATAATATTATATTTTTCATCTATCGTTCACTCCATACATTTTGTGTTGCACGAAAGATAGGTTTTAATATATATGAAAGTATAGTTTTTTTACCAGTAACAATATCTACATCAGCTGTCATACCAACCATGACATTGAGTTTGTTTTTTTCACTTCCCAAATAAGATTTGTTGGTTTTTATCTTAACTAAATAGTAACTTTGTTTATCTACTTCATCAACTATTGTATCTGCACTAATATGTGTCAATACACCTTCAAGTGAACCATATACAGCGAAATCATAAGCAGAAAACTTCACAATTGCTTTTTGTCCAGGATATAAAAATGCTATATCAGAAGGTCT
The Arcobacter sp. F2176 DNA segment above includes these coding regions:
- a CDS encoding LuxR C-terminal-related transcriptional regulator; translation: MKNIILFTNMSSVSIYWNKSLPSLYNAININDLTELTTYLNKNNSPIILMLDELSISNIQEVLEEITKYQFLKVLLFNSVPEVYHASLLLSSGIRGYENSYLASINLENMLKVVEDEKMWIFTDLTNFIINKHINITSSKEPEFMKLLTEKEKEIALMIADGLSNKEIAQKEKNALSTIKGHIKSIFEKVGVNSRLSLALLFK